Below is a window of Shewanella khirikhana DNA.
CTGATGGGCTTCCTCAAGGCCTGGCTGCTCGACCACATTCAGGGCAGCGACCGGGCCTACAGCGACTTTTTGGTTCGCATGGGGGCAGACTGAGTATCTTGGAGCGTTTTTTAAGCGATTGATGACCTGAGTCTTTGAAACTCGGGCAAAGGGCTTGCCAAGTGATTGGGCACAGGTATAATCCATGCCCAGAGTCGATGACCGAATTCGGTTACGACCACACAATATGATGCCAGAGTGGTGAAATTGGTAGACACAGGGGATTCAAAATCCCCCGCCCTTAAAAGCGTGTCGGTTCGAGTCCGACCTCTGGTACCAACTTAAAAGTCAGCCTTGAGCTGGCTTTTTTGTTTTTTGGGCGCGGAAAAGCAAACCGACCCGCCGCGTGTCGGCTGGATGGCCAGCCCCGTCGGTCTGACCTCTGGTACCAACTTTAAAGTCAGCCTTGAGCTGGCTTTTTTGTTTTTAGGGTTCTTGCCAATAATAACCGCGGTAACTTGGCTTGGTCCGGTTGATGCGTCTTTTTAGTGTGGTGCGCCACTGGCTTGGTTTCTCTTGCCCCAACATAAAAAAGCCGCCTCTTCGTTAAAAGAGGCGGCAAAGAGAGAAGCGGGAGGGGTGCCGCTTCAACTTGGGCTCGGTAATGCAGGGCTAAAGTTCTTGTTTTTTTCGATACTTAGGCTTTGCTTGTCAGTGATGCTGCGGTTTATTCAAGATCCCGCAGGGTATCGAAGCAGGCGCCCAGAGTGTGGTAGTCACACTTGGCACCGGCGGCGCTTTTCTCGTTGGAATACTTGCGGTTATCGCGATACAGCACCCTGAACCAGGCGCCGTGTTCATGGTCGACAAAATGTTGCCAGGCGTAGTCCCACAGGGCGTTGTAGGCATCGAGGTACTTTTGCTCGCCGGTTTGCTGATACAGCATGGCAGCTGCGGCAAAGCTCTCTGCCTGCACCCAGAAGTACTTGTCGTCGTCACACCAGTCGCCATCCGGGCCGAAGCCATACACCATGCCGCCGTGCTCTTTATCCCAGCTCTTGTCAAAGGCTGTGTCGAACAGGGTTTTGGCTCGGCTTATCAGCCAGGATTGATGGCTGTGGCGGGCGAGTGACAGCAGCAATTTGGCCCACTCGGTCTGGTGGCCGCCCTGGAAGCCCCAGGGGCGGTAGAGGTTCTTGGGGTCGTCCTTGTTGTAGTTCCAGTCGATGGCGAATTCCGGGGTAAAGTGTTCCCAGATGATGCCGCCGGTGAGCGCCGCCTGACGGTTGGCAATCTTGTCGGCAATCTCCATGGCTCGGTCGAGAAAACGGCCTTCGCCGCTGGCTTCAAAGGCGGCAATCATGGCTTCACACAGGTGCATGTTGGCATTCTGGCCGCGATAGTCAGACAGCACGCCGTCGGCACTGATTTCATCGGCATAGAGACCATACTCAGGTTGCCAGAAGCGCTGCTCGAGCAGGCGGTAGATCCACAGCAGCTTGTCGTTGTCCGGTAAAATCCCGGCCTTGCGGCAAGCGGCGAAGGCGAGCAGTACGAAGGCATAGCCATAGGCCTGCTGGGTCATGTCCTCGGGCTGATGGTTTTTCAGTGTCCAGGCAAAGCGCTCATCCGCTTGCAGATGCACCTCCAGCAGATATTGCAGACCATGGCGGGCGTGGGCCAGATACTCAGGTTTATCCAGCACCTCGGCGGCGCGGGCGTAATTCACTATGATGCGGCAACTGCTTACCAGCTGGCGAAATCCCGGGTCAAACAGGCTGCCGTCATCATAGTAGTTGTGAAAATAACCGCCGCTGGCATCCAGTACCCGCGGGTCGTAAAAGTCCAGAATGCTTTGGGAATGGGACAGTAAAAAGTCACGGCTGTAGAAGTTCATAGTGTTCCTTGAAATCAGGCCCCGCCAGCAACGTAGGCAGGGCTTGTGGGATCAATAATCGTCAACGGTGGCGCCTCAGACACCGCTTTTTGAGGCGTGAAACGCCTCGGCCTCGGCGAGCCCCGGCAGTGCCGGGAAGGCGCCGGGGCGGCTCACTGCCAGGGCGCCACAGCCAATGGCAAAACCAAGGGCATCTTTGAGGGTGGCTTCGGTTTCGAGCAGGCTATCCAGTCCATCGCGGGCGATGCGATACAAGAGGCCGCCGATAAAACCATCGCCGCCGGCGGTGGTGTCCACCACATCCACCTTGGGCGCTGCTAAGGTGAGGCTTTGTTTGCCGAAAAAGGCACGCACCGGATTGCCGCCATCAGTAACCAGCAGCAACTTGCAGCCGGAGTCGAGCAGGGTTTGGATAAAGTCGATCTGAGTGCTGTCTGCCAAATACTCAAGTTCTTCCCTGGCAAACTTAAGCACATGGGCCCGACTAACCAGCGCCATCACTGTCTCTTTGCAGGCGCTGCCCCCTTGCCATAAGTTGTGGCGCAGGTTCACATCCACGCTCACGTAAAGCCCGGCGGCAATGGCTTTGTCGGCTATCGACAGGGTGGCTTCTGCGCTTTGGGGCGTGGTCAGGGTGTTGCTGCACAGGTGTAAGACGGCGGTGTTGTCAAACCAGCTGTTATCCACTGCGGCGGCATCAAACAGGGTGTCGGCGCCGCCATCACGGTAAAAGCTGAAGCTGCGGTCGCCCTCATCGTTCAAATGCACAAATGCCAGTGAGGTGGGGGCAGAAACGTGGCGCCCAAGCAGGCTGATATCCACGCCATAGCGCGCCAGCGAGTTGGCAAGAAAGTCGCCGAATTTATCTTTGCCAACCAATCCGGCAAAGCGGGCATGGCCACCGAGCTTGGCCACCGCCACAGCGGCATTGGCCGGGGCGCCGCCGGGGTATTGGCGAAAGCAGGGCAACATCAGGCCATCGTCTTCATCGCTGCCGGTACACAAAAAATCAATCAGGGCTTCACCGAAGCACAGCACCCTTTTACTCATGACGCAGTTTCTCCGTGTGGCCGCTGACGGGCAAAAAAGGCATACCAACAAATATAGAGATAACAAAGTGTTGGTACGATAAAGCTCAATTGGATGCCGACACTGTCGGCCACAAAACCCTGGATAACCGGCAGAATGGCGCCGCCCACAATGGCCTGACACAGCAGCCCCGAGCCACGGCTGGTAAGCTCGCCCAGGCCTTCAATGGCCAGGGTGAAGATGGTGGGGAACATGATGGAGTTGAAAAAGCCCACCGCCAGCACGGCCACCATGGCCATTTCGCCGGTCGAGATGATGGTGAGCATCAGCAGCAGGTTGGCAAACACGGCATTGGCCGCCAGCACCATGGCCGGGTTAAAGCGGCGGGTAAGGGCCGCTCCGGCAAAGCGACCGAGCATGGCGCCGCCCCAGTACCAGGCCACCAGATCTGCAGCGCTCTTTTCATCCAAACCGCCAATGCTGGGCTCGGCAAAGTAGTTCACCAAAAAGCTGCCAATCGATACTTCTGCGCCCACGTAGAGGAATATCGCCAGCGCGCCCAGCAACAGGCGTTTATGGGTTCGAAGCGAACCTGCGTGGCGATGGTCCACTCCCATATCCGTGTGTTTGACCTTGTCGCCAAGGAAGATAAAGCCCACCGCAATAATGCCAATCACGGCGGCCAGCAGCAGATAGGGCAATTGCACAGCTTCGTGGG
It encodes the following:
- a CDS encoding AGE family epimerase/isomerase is translated as MNFYSRDFLLSHSQSILDFYDPRVLDASGGYFHNYYDDGSLFDPGFRQLVSSCRIIVNYARAAEVLDKPEYLAHARHGLQYLLEVHLQADERFAWTLKNHQPEDMTQQAYGYAFVLLAFAACRKAGILPDNDKLLWIYRLLEQRFWQPEYGLYADEISADGVLSDYRGQNANMHLCEAMIAAFEASGEGRFLDRAMEIADKIANRQAALTGGIIWEHFTPEFAIDWNYNKDDPKNLYRPWGFQGGHQTEWAKLLLSLARHSHQSWLISRAKTLFDTAFDKSWDKEHGGMVYGFGPDGDWCDDDKYFWVQAESFAAAAMLYQQTGEQKYLDAYNALWDYAWQHFVDHEHGAWFRVLYRDNRKYSNEKSAAGAKCDYHTLGACFDTLRDLE
- a CDS encoding carbohydrate kinase family protein; protein product: MSKRVLCFGEALIDFLCTGSDEDDGLMLPCFRQYPGGAPANAAVAVAKLGGHARFAGLVGKDKFGDFLANSLARYGVDISLLGRHVSAPTSLAFVHLNDEGDRSFSFYRDGGADTLFDAAAVDNSWFDNTAVLHLCSNTLTTPQSAEATLSIADKAIAAGLYVSVDVNLRHNLWQGGSACKETVMALVSRAHVLKFAREELEYLADSTQIDFIQTLLDSGCKLLLVTDGGNPVRAFFGKQSLTLAAPKVDVVDTTAGGDGFIGGLLYRIARDGLDSLLETEATLKDALGFAIGCGALAVSRPGAFPALPGLAEAEAFHASKSGV
- a CDS encoding sugar MFS transporter, which gives rise to MAFVSSTSSHSESALPTQSHQQLLFGAMTSLFFIWGFITALNDILIPHLKGIFELSYTQAMLVQFCFFGAYFLVSPLAGLIIARIGYLRGIIFGLCTMATGCLLFYPASSLEEYELFLLALFVLASGITILQVSANPFVARLGPERTAASRLNLAQALNSLGHTLGPLFGSLLIFGAAAGTHEAVQLPYLLLAAVIGIIAVGFIFLGDKVKHTDMGVDHRHAGSLRTHKRLLLGALAIFLYVGAEVSIGSFLVNYFAEPSIGGLDEKSAADLVAWYWGGAMLGRFAGAALTRRFNPAMVLAANAVFANLLLMLTIISTGEMAMVAVLAVGFFNSIMFPTIFTLAIEGLGELTSRGSGLLCQAIVGGAILPVIQGFVADSVGIQLSFIVPTLCYLYICWYAFFARQRPHGETAS